In the Mytilus trossulus isolate FHL-02 chromosome 1, PNRI_Mtr1.1.1.hap1, whole genome shotgun sequence genome, one interval contains:
- the LOC134711834 gene encoding nuclear factor interleukin-3-regulated protein-like: MDLVVQPYERCYGMFHQSAESSIKTSEVYWQHRANREFVPAEKKDDKYWFKRVRNNASARKSRMKRKAMDNVIERKLLALQNENIQLRNELATINIMYRGSIAKQSIRHQTHQEAVNTDGDDNDDASDNEIKYEQKNIDHEEENSNFSGKSEMNDGRNDTVSSDDNLSPSFPSFHGIFPPTNAANELSESFRSSSRYLSLPLSYQAMMTFQSAFAPQIMMQQMNNATEKTQPEYSEKNVYEHDHSVPLKIRMKERLHSAFQNQKLM, translated from the coding sequence atggATTTAGTAGTCCAACCGTATGAACGTTGCTACGGAATGTTTCATCAGTCAGCTGAGTCCAGCATCAAAACAAGCGAAGTTTATTGGCAACACAGAGCTAATCGTGAATTTGTACCAGCAGAGAAAAAAGATGACAAATACTGGTTCAAAAGGGTCAGAAATAATGCATCCGCCAGAAAGTCAAGAATGAAAAGGAAAGCTATGGACAATGTGATAGAGAGAAAACTACTAGCACTTCAGAATGAAAACATACAGCTCCGAAATGAATTGGCGACCATCAATATCATGTACCGTGGTTCAATTGCTAAACAGAGCATAAGACACCAAACCCATCAAGAGGCTGTCAATACGGATGGTGATGACAATGATGACGCCTCagataatgaaataaaatatgaacagAAAAATATTGATCATGAAGAAGAAAACAGTAATTTCTCTGGAAAATCTGAAATGAATGATGGCAGAAATGACACTGTTTCCTCTGATGATAATTTAAGTCCGTCCTTCCCAAGTTTTCACGGAATATTTCCACCTACTAACGCTGCTAATGAGTTGTCCGAAAGTTTTCGTTCGTCCTCCAGGTACCTGTCTTTGCCTCTAAGCTACCAAGCCATGATGACATTTCAGTCAGCCTTTGCCCCTCAAATCATGATGCAGCAAATGAACAATGCTACAGAAAAAACACAACCCGAATATTCAGAGAAAAATGTCTATGAACATGATCACAGTGTGCCACTCAAAATAAGAATGAAGGAAAGGCTTCATTCagcttttcaaaatcaaaaacttatgTAA
- the LOC134706112 gene encoding nuclear factor interleukin-3-regulated protein-like produces the protein MDLIVPSYEQGHSYLKFNPSSESNMIESDVNLQHRACREFVPVEKKDDKYWFKRVRNNASARKSRIKRKTMDQVIEKQLLALQKENIQLRNELAAINIMYRHAINSERLQTNRNGIITNDYKKEDGNKSDNEGKVETTRFQNVKCGVAESADNCRLITDDGQHLEVDDKSDNDGQYEQRDVHREEESSNFSGKSEMDDGRNYTVSSDDNVSPTFPSFQGIFPPIYDSQTISESFRPSAARYQSAYLRTPAMVTLKSEVSYLPYMIVPNTDDASENTSGEHSEKDNYDKVQRVPHKIRIKERLHSAFKIKK, from the coding sequence atggatTTAATTGTCCCTTCATATGAACAAGGTCATTCTTACTTGAAGTTTAATCCCTCATCTGAGTCCAATATGATAGAAAGCGATGTCAATTTACAGCACAGAGCATGCCGAGAATTTGTACCAGTGGAGAAAAAAGATGACAAATACTGGTTCAAAAGGGTAAGGAATAATGCATCGGCAAGAAAGTctagaataaaaagaaaaaccatgGACCAGGTCATAGAAAAACAGCTATTAGCCCTGCAGAAAGAAAATATTCAGCTTCGAAATGAATTGGCGGCAATCAATATCATGTACCGTCATGCAATTAACAGCGAAAGACTGCAAACAAACCGAAATGGTATCATCACAAAcgattataaaaaagaagatggcaACAAATCAGATAATGAAGGTAAAGTTGAGACGACAAGATTCCAGAATGTAAAATGTGGGGTAGCGGAATCTGCCGATAATTGCCGATTGATCACGGACGATGGTCAACACTTGGAAGTCGACGACAAATCAGACAATGATGGCCAATATGAACAGAGAGATGTTCATCGTGAGGAAGAAAGCAGCAATTTCTCTGGAAAGTCAGAAATGGATGATGGAAGAAATTATACTGTTTCCTCAGATGATAATGTTAGTCCGACATTCCCAAGTTTTCAAGGAATATTTCCCCCAATATACGACTCACAAACAATTTCAGAGAGTTTTCGTCCGTCGGCGGCCAGATATCAGTCTGCATATCTTCGAACTCCGGCCATGGTGACGTTGAAGTCAGAGGTGTCCTATTTGCCTTATATGATAGTGCCCAACACTGATGATGCTTCAGAAAATACATCGGGTGAACATTCTGAAAAAGATAACTATGATAAGGTACAACGCGTGCCACACAAAATAAGGATAAAGGAAAGGCTCCATTCagctttcaaaattaaaaagtaa
- the LOC134706124 gene encoding carbohydrate sulfotransferase 9-like: protein MTIFRFDRCRRYRTLFKAVTLKIVFVIILKCLTQDNDSKNTMQIKETIKSSGDIYFQLLSANDLERLKRVNRGPPIVVPRYKLIFFWNQKSACSYWKRVFQYIQGIPRKQFQFIHTPERSGLKYLDNYSNITISQMMNDPTWIKATFVREPRERLLSAYLDKAIDNSFVLEKCNRSVKSFSDFIELTRTCKDPHWESQVRLPQHYYKHMIVGVMENLPDFTEKLLRKLGAWNNTVSHWLQNRKRNDLVVTRMHATNAKKKILKYYTHSLEKEVVTRYQKDYDVFGFNCSLLTLK, encoded by the coding sequence ATGACTATATTTAGATTTGACCGTTGTCGAAGATACAGGACATTATTCAAGGCTGTaacattgaaaattgtttttgtcattattcTCAAATGTCTGACTCAAGATAACGACAGTAAAAACACTATGCaaattaaagagacaattaaaTCATCCGGTGACATTTATTTTCAGCTTTTATCTGCTAATGATTTGGAGCGTTTAAAAAGGGTAAACCGTGGTCCTCCCATTGTCGTGCCAAGGTATAAACTAATATTTTTCTGGAATCAAAAGTCAGCTTGCTCCTACTGGAAGCGAGTTTTCCAGTATATACAAGGAATTCCCCGGAAACAATTCCAGTTTATACATACACCAGAAAGGAGCGGATTAAAGTATTTAGATAATTATAGTAACATAACTATATCACAGATGATGAATGATCCGACCTGGATTAAAGCCACCTTCGTCAGAGAGCCACGAGAACGGTTATTGTCAGCTTATTTAGATAAAGCAATCGATAACTCATTTGTATTGGAAAAATGTAACAGAAGTGTAAAGtctttttcagattttataGAGTTAACAAGAACATGTAAAGATCCACACTGGGAGTCACAAGTTCGACTACCACAACATTATTACAAACATATGATTGTTGGTGTCATGGAAAACTTACCCGATTTTACCGAAAAATTGTTACGAAAACTAGGGGCATGGAATAACACGGTCAGTCATTGGCTTCAAAATCGGAAACGTAATGACTTAGTCGTCACAAGAATGCATGCTACTAACGCAAAGAAGAAAATCTTAAAGTATTATACACACAGTTTAGAAAAAGAAGTAGTTACTAGGTATCAAAAGGACTACGATGTGTTTGGATTTAATTGCTCTTTGTTAACATTAAAATAG
- the LOC134706134 gene encoding uncharacterized protein LOC134706134, with amino-acid sequence MRDTRYHTLKPGFPDIVGKSAIPDGIVSKPAIPDIVRKPAIKDIVRKPATPDDIVSKTAIPDIVGKPAILEIFSKAAIPDITRKPAISDIVAITDLTRKPAILDIVGKPAIPDLTRKLAIPEIVRKPPIPDLTRKPAFPDIVGKPAIQDFTHKPAIPDIFCKPSIPFIVGKPSIPDIVGKPLIPDIVDKHGKPAISKTVDKTAFFETVSKPAISETVDTPAISGTVDKKQSLKLSIKQQSLKLPGNQQSLKLSINQLSLKLSIKCNL; translated from the exons ATGAGAGACACGAGATATCATACACT TAAACCAGGATTCCCTGATATTGTTGGTAAATCAGCAATCCCAGATGGTATTGTCAGTAAACCAGCAATTCCAGATATTGTCCGTAAACCAGCAATCAAAGATATTGTCCGTAAACCAGCAACCCCAGATGATATTGTCAGTAAAACAGCAATCCCTGATATTGTCGGTAAACCAGCAAtccttgaaattttcagtaaagCGGCAATCCCAGATATTACCCGTAAACCAGCAATTTCTGATATTGTCG CAATCACAGATCTTACCCGTAAACCAGCAATCCTAGATATTGTCGGTAAACCAGCAATCCCAGATCTTACCCGTAAACTGGCAATCCCAGAAATTGTCCGTAAACCACCAATCCCAGATCTTACCCGTAAACCAGCATTCCCAGATATTGTTGGTAAACCAGCAATCCAAGATTTTACCCATAAACCAGCAATTCCAGATATTTTCTGTAAACCATCAATTCCATTTATTGTTGGTAAACCATCAATCCCAGATATTGTCGGTAAACCATTAATTCCAGATATTGTCGATAAACATGGTAAACCAGCAATCTCAAAAACTGTCGATAAAACAGCATTCTTTGAAACTGTCAGTAAACCAGCAATCTCTGAAACTGTCGATACACCAGCTATCTCTGGAACTGTCGATAAAAAGCAATCTCTGAAACTGTCGATAAAACAGCAATCTCTGAAACTGCCGGGAAACCAGCAATCTCTGAAACTGTCGATAAACCAGCTATCTCTGAAACTGTCGATAAAATGCAATCTCTGA